The Neodiprion virginianus isolate iyNeoVirg1 chromosome 5, iyNeoVirg1.1, whole genome shotgun sequence genome contains a region encoding:
- the LOC124305229 gene encoding atrial natriuretic peptide-converting enzyme-like isoform X1, which translates to MSGTAPPGGDTSPTRQPRQSRTHSVGFPTRTSLLPEPPPAGNVGAPPIPRRHSATPAVAPPPIPLRAPAIPKRCKNERPIPLQVQLPAVPRRSNPDRKPAAQFGQPKADPTPPKPEPRPTAAKSSGAVSPWQQRQEERNLIELDKASRDLDKRLQERTGELGKHAGVERLKFEELQRAARDLERRLHEKPLPVPAEPPEVPERAKFEDQLKSRYDSDMEKARNMLQNSFGKREKTTGEKLEKLPKATQTNIPPPLSAIVQSPVPKPISVRQDSNVSSDSFSQTSSPSYTSKTMEAPLLPHKHANGKVPGRALVPEPENPPGSPITKSMSTPASLQTIVRFHNGSNMSLHHRIIRDIRRPSSHYVTTGRLRFRFAQVLVNAVALFAIAGGLAAYFKSYPAYTVRLENNTVHSTEMVIAPGPPKFEPPLKNPAPGICLPVIVSFCQYHKIPYNFTVFPNYMGNFGQRDAQHELELYDAVVDVRCYELAALFLCSVFVPKCGVRGQVVRPCRSLCYQTKHRCGFFLEVFGLTLPEYLECNLFPENADPEVCVGHREVIEAAKRAEKPVCTSGFQCDGTRCIPVDWRCDGHVDCADQSDEIGCGECGATAPSTSDEESLADPVLHCGERQCMSSLHVCDGTTDCPWGQDERNCLRLSERNGDIGKGRLEIYHAENGNFSPACVMNWDAETSPHQICSYLGYKVANSSVLSRNGTNVSMPQRKIETSVQWRLAQKTNTNILKELRRCTKYENYPTVELACSEYGCGKRKRIYGNSRPQARIVGGVEAAPGDWPFLAALLGGPEQVFYCAGVLISDQWVLTASHCVGKKKSGSFSHSDVSGWTIQLGITRRHAHTYLGQKVKVKRVVPHPNYNLGVAHDNDVALFQLDSRVQFHDHLRPVCLPTADMELTPGTLCTVIGWGKKEDTDVSEYEPAVNEVNVPVLNRELCNLWLEHKELNVTDGMICAGYPEGGKDACQGDSGGPLLCRDKKDPERWFVGGIVSWGIKCAHPKLPGVYAYVPRYTYTRVLRLREDMITLNENGSRNREENMINRGSKLYARIWRRDEEKK; encoded by the exons ATGTCCGGAACGGCGCCCCCCGGCGGTGACACCAGTCCCACCCGTCAGCCAAG GCAGAGCAGGACGCACAGCGTCGGCTTTCCGACGCGTACGTCGCTTTTACCGGAACCACCGCCGGCCGGAAACGTTGGAGCACCGCCGATACCGCGTCGCCATTCCGCAACCCCTGCG GTGGCGCCACCGCCGATCCCGCTCCGAGCCCCGGCGATTCCGAAGCGATGCAAAAACGAGCGTCCAATCCCGTTGCAAGTCCAGCTCCCGGCAGTCCCGCGGCGTTCGAATCCTGACCGTAAACCGGCGGCGCAATTCGGGCAGCCAAAGGCGGACCCAACGCCGCCAAAACCCGAACCAAGACCGACGGCAGCGAAGAGCAGTGGCGCTGTGAGTCCGTGGCAGCAGCGTCAGGAGGAACGGAATCTGATCGAGCTTGACAAGGCGTCACGTGACCTCGATAAGCGGCTGCAGGAGCGAACCGGTGAGCTTGGAAAGCACGCCGGCGTCGAGCGATTGAAGTTCGAGGAGCTTCAGCGAGCGGCGCGTGATCTGGAGCGCAGGCTGCACGAGAAGCCGCTTCCGGTTCCGGCCGAGCCGCCGGAAGTACCGGAGCGCGCGAAGTTTGAAGATCAGCTAAAGTCCCGGTACGATTCGGACATGGAGAAGGCGAGGAACATGCTTCAGAACAGCTTCGGCAAGCGGGAAAAGACCACCGGCGAGAAACTCGAGAAACTTCCGAAGGCCACGCAGACCAACATCCCACCACCGCTCAGCGCCATCGTTCAGAGCCCCGTTCCTAAGCCCATAAGCGTTCGCCAGGACAGCAATGTGTCCTCGGACAGCTTCAGTCAGACCAGTTCGCCCAGCTACACCAGCAAGACCATGGAGGCACCGCTTTTGCCCCATAAACACGCCAACGGGAAAGTTCCAG GAAGAGCACTTGTACCAGAGCCAGAGAATCCGCCAGGAAGTCCGATCACAAAGTCGATGAGCACGCCGGCCAGTCTGCAAACAATCGTGCGATTTCACAACGGAAGCAACATGTCGCTTCATCACAGA ATAATCAGAGATATAAGGAGACCGAGCAGTCATTACGTGACGACAGGAAGACTGCGTTTTAGATTTGCCCAAGTGCTGGTCAACGCCGTGGCTCTTTTTGCGATAGCAGGTGGCCTAGCAGCGTACTTTAAAT CTTACCCAGCGTACACTGTGAGGTTGGAAAACAATACTGTACATTCGACGGAAATGGTGATAGCCCCAGGACCTCCGAAATTCGAACCACCGCTGAAAAATCCAGCACCAGGAATCTGCCTGCCAGTGATCGTCAGCTTCTGTCAGTACCACAAG ATCCCGTACAATTTCACCGTATTCCCGAACTACATGGGCAACTTTGGACAGAGGGACGCTCAGCACGAGCTTGAACTGTACGACGCAGTTGTCGATGTGCGCTGCTACGAATTGGCAGCCCTGTTTCTCTGCAGCGTGTTTGTGCCGAAGTGTGGTGTACGAGGCCAGGTGGTTAGGCCATGTCGCAGTCTCTGCTATC AGACCAAACATCGCTGCGGGTTCTTCCTCGAAGTGTTTGGTCTCACCCTGCCCGAGTATCTAGAGTGCAACCTTTTTCCCGAGAATGCTGACCCCGAGGTTTGCGTTGGACACCGCGAGGTCATCGAAGCGGCAAAAAGGGCGGAGAAACCCG TCTGTACAAGCGGGTTTCAATGCGATGGTACCCGATGCATTCCGGTTGATTGGCGTTGCGACGGTCACGTCGATTGCGCTGACCAATCCGACGAAATCGGGTGTGGCGAATGCGGAGCCACGGCACCTTCGACCAGCGACGAAGAATCCCTCGCTGACCCCGTTCTTCACTGTGGAGAGAGACAATGCATGTCCAGTTTACACGTCTGCGATGGAACCACGGACTGCCCTTGGGGACAGGACGAAAGGAATTGCT TAAGACTTAGCGAGCGGAACGGTGACATTGGTAAAGGACGGTTGGAGATTTACCACGCTGAGAACGGGAACTTCTCACCAGCCTGTGTAATGAATTGGGACGCAGAAACCTCACCTCATCAGATATGCTCATATCTTGGATACAA AGTCGCAAACTCGTCGGTACTGTCCAGAAATGGCACCAACGTCTCGATGCCACAGCGGAAAATCGAGACCTCTGTTCAATGGCGGCTTGCTCAAAAAACCAACACCAACATTCTCAAGGAACTCCGGCGCTGCacaaaatacgaaaattatCCTACCGTTGAACTGGCCTGTTCGGAATACG GATGCGGAAAGCGAAAGCGCATCTACGGTAACTCGAGGCCTCAGGCGAGGATCGTCGGTGGAGTTGAAGCAGCTCCCGGTGATTGGCCATTCCTTGCAGCGCTTCTCGGTGGACCTGAACAGGTTTTTTACTGCGCTGGAGTCCTGATTTCCGATCAGTGGGTTCTGACCGCGTCACATTGCGTCGGAAA GAAGAAATCTGGCAGTTTCAGCCACTCCGACGTATCCGGATGGACAATCCAACTCGGCATAACAAGACGCCACGCTCATACTTACCTCGGTCAAAAAGTCAAGGTAAAGCGAGTCGTTCCTCACCCAAATTATAACCTGGGAGTCGCTCACGACAACGACGTCGCTCTTTTCCAG ctTGACAGTCGCGTTCAGTTTCACGACCATCTAAGGCCTGTTTGCTTGCCAACTGCGGACATGGAGCTGACGCCCGGAACACTTTGCACAGTAATCGGTTGGGGAAAGAAGGAAGACACGGATG TTTCGGAATACGAGCCGGCCGTCAACGAAGTAAACGTCCCAGTATTAAACAGAGAGCTCTGCAACCTTTGGCTCGAACACAAAGAGCTTAACGTAACCGACGGCATGATTTGCGCCGGTTATCCAGAAGGAGGGAAAGACGCCTGTCAG GGTGATTCAGGGGGGCCACTTTTGTGTCGAGACAAAAAGGACCCGGAGAGATGGTTCGTTGGCGGAATAGTGAGTTGGGGTATAAAATGTGCTCATCCAAAGCTACCGGGTGTTTACGCATACGTGCCAAG GTATACTTATACACGCGTTCTACGTCTGCGCGAAGACATGATTACGCTGAACGAAAACGGTAGTAGAAATAGAGAAGAAAACATGATAAACCGAGGCAGTAAATTATATGCCCGAATTTGGAGAAGggacgaggaaaaaaaataa
- the LOC124305229 gene encoding atrial natriuretic peptide-converting enzyme-like isoform X2 yields MSGTAPPGGDTSPTRQPRQSRTHSVGFPTRTSLLPEPPPAGNVGAPPIPRRHSATPAVAPPPIPLRAPAIPKRCKNERPIPLQVQLPAVPRRSNPDRKPAAQFGQPKADPTPPKPEPRPTAAKSSGAVSPWQQRQEERNLIELDKASRDLDKRLQERTGELGKHAGVERLKFEELQRAARDLERRLHEKPLPVPAEPPEVPERAKFEDQLKSRYDSDMEKARNMLQNSFGKREKTTGEKLEKLPKATQTNIPPPLSAIVQSPVPKPISVRQDSNVSSDSFSQTSSPSYTSKTMEAPLLPHKHANGKVPGRALVPEPENPPGSPITKSMSTPASLQTIVRFHNGSNMSLHHRIIRDIRRPSSHYVTTGRLRFRFAQVLVNAVALFAIAGGLAAYFKSYPAYTVRLENNTVHSTEMVIAPGPPKFEPPLKNPAPGICLPVIVSFCQYHKIPYNFTVFPNYMGNFGQRDAQHELELYDAVVDVRCYELAALFLCSVFVPKCGVRGQVVRPCRSLCYQTKHRCGFFLEVFGLTLPEYLECNLFPENADPEVCVGHREVIEAAKRAEKPVCTSGFQCDGTRCIPVDWRCDGHVDCADQSDEIGCGECGATAPSTSDEESLADPVLHCGERQCMSSLHVCDGTTDCPWGQDERNCLRLSERNGDIGKGRLEIYHAENGNFSPACVMNWDAETSPHQICSYLGYKVANSSVLSRNGTNVSMPQRKIETSVQWRLAQKTNTNILKELRRCTKYENYPTVELACSEYGCGKRKRIYGNSRPQARIVGGVEAAPGDWPFLAALLGGPEQVFYCAGVLISDQWVLTASHCVGNFSHSDVSGWTIQLGITRRHAHTYLGQKVKVKRVVPHPNYNLGVAHDNDVALFQLDSRVQFHDHLRPVCLPTADMELTPGTLCTVIGWGKKEDTDVSEYEPAVNEVNVPVLNRELCNLWLEHKELNVTDGMICAGYPEGGKDACQGDSGGPLLCRDKKDPERWFVGGIVSWGIKCAHPKLPGVYAYVPRYTYTRVLRLREDMITLNENGSRNREENMINRGSKLYARIWRRDEEKK; encoded by the exons ATGTCCGGAACGGCGCCCCCCGGCGGTGACACCAGTCCCACCCGTCAGCCAAG GCAGAGCAGGACGCACAGCGTCGGCTTTCCGACGCGTACGTCGCTTTTACCGGAACCACCGCCGGCCGGAAACGTTGGAGCACCGCCGATACCGCGTCGCCATTCCGCAACCCCTGCG GTGGCGCCACCGCCGATCCCGCTCCGAGCCCCGGCGATTCCGAAGCGATGCAAAAACGAGCGTCCAATCCCGTTGCAAGTCCAGCTCCCGGCAGTCCCGCGGCGTTCGAATCCTGACCGTAAACCGGCGGCGCAATTCGGGCAGCCAAAGGCGGACCCAACGCCGCCAAAACCCGAACCAAGACCGACGGCAGCGAAGAGCAGTGGCGCTGTGAGTCCGTGGCAGCAGCGTCAGGAGGAACGGAATCTGATCGAGCTTGACAAGGCGTCACGTGACCTCGATAAGCGGCTGCAGGAGCGAACCGGTGAGCTTGGAAAGCACGCCGGCGTCGAGCGATTGAAGTTCGAGGAGCTTCAGCGAGCGGCGCGTGATCTGGAGCGCAGGCTGCACGAGAAGCCGCTTCCGGTTCCGGCCGAGCCGCCGGAAGTACCGGAGCGCGCGAAGTTTGAAGATCAGCTAAAGTCCCGGTACGATTCGGACATGGAGAAGGCGAGGAACATGCTTCAGAACAGCTTCGGCAAGCGGGAAAAGACCACCGGCGAGAAACTCGAGAAACTTCCGAAGGCCACGCAGACCAACATCCCACCACCGCTCAGCGCCATCGTTCAGAGCCCCGTTCCTAAGCCCATAAGCGTTCGCCAGGACAGCAATGTGTCCTCGGACAGCTTCAGTCAGACCAGTTCGCCCAGCTACACCAGCAAGACCATGGAGGCACCGCTTTTGCCCCATAAACACGCCAACGGGAAAGTTCCAG GAAGAGCACTTGTACCAGAGCCAGAGAATCCGCCAGGAAGTCCGATCACAAAGTCGATGAGCACGCCGGCCAGTCTGCAAACAATCGTGCGATTTCACAACGGAAGCAACATGTCGCTTCATCACAGA ATAATCAGAGATATAAGGAGACCGAGCAGTCATTACGTGACGACAGGAAGACTGCGTTTTAGATTTGCCCAAGTGCTGGTCAACGCCGTGGCTCTTTTTGCGATAGCAGGTGGCCTAGCAGCGTACTTTAAAT CTTACCCAGCGTACACTGTGAGGTTGGAAAACAATACTGTACATTCGACGGAAATGGTGATAGCCCCAGGACCTCCGAAATTCGAACCACCGCTGAAAAATCCAGCACCAGGAATCTGCCTGCCAGTGATCGTCAGCTTCTGTCAGTACCACAAG ATCCCGTACAATTTCACCGTATTCCCGAACTACATGGGCAACTTTGGACAGAGGGACGCTCAGCACGAGCTTGAACTGTACGACGCAGTTGTCGATGTGCGCTGCTACGAATTGGCAGCCCTGTTTCTCTGCAGCGTGTTTGTGCCGAAGTGTGGTGTACGAGGCCAGGTGGTTAGGCCATGTCGCAGTCTCTGCTATC AGACCAAACATCGCTGCGGGTTCTTCCTCGAAGTGTTTGGTCTCACCCTGCCCGAGTATCTAGAGTGCAACCTTTTTCCCGAGAATGCTGACCCCGAGGTTTGCGTTGGACACCGCGAGGTCATCGAAGCGGCAAAAAGGGCGGAGAAACCCG TCTGTACAAGCGGGTTTCAATGCGATGGTACCCGATGCATTCCGGTTGATTGGCGTTGCGACGGTCACGTCGATTGCGCTGACCAATCCGACGAAATCGGGTGTGGCGAATGCGGAGCCACGGCACCTTCGACCAGCGACGAAGAATCCCTCGCTGACCCCGTTCTTCACTGTGGAGAGAGACAATGCATGTCCAGTTTACACGTCTGCGATGGAACCACGGACTGCCCTTGGGGACAGGACGAAAGGAATTGCT TAAGACTTAGCGAGCGGAACGGTGACATTGGTAAAGGACGGTTGGAGATTTACCACGCTGAGAACGGGAACTTCTCACCAGCCTGTGTAATGAATTGGGACGCAGAAACCTCACCTCATCAGATATGCTCATATCTTGGATACAA AGTCGCAAACTCGTCGGTACTGTCCAGAAATGGCACCAACGTCTCGATGCCACAGCGGAAAATCGAGACCTCTGTTCAATGGCGGCTTGCTCAAAAAACCAACACCAACATTCTCAAGGAACTCCGGCGCTGCacaaaatacgaaaattatCCTACCGTTGAACTGGCCTGTTCGGAATACG GATGCGGAAAGCGAAAGCGCATCTACGGTAACTCGAGGCCTCAGGCGAGGATCGTCGGTGGAGTTGAAGCAGCTCCCGGTGATTGGCCATTCCTTGCAGCGCTTCTCGGTGGACCTGAACAGGTTTTTTACTGCGCTGGAGTCCTGATTTCCGATCAGTGGGTTCTGACCGCGTCACATTGCGTCGGAAA TTTCAGCCACTCCGACGTATCCGGATGGACAATCCAACTCGGCATAACAAGACGCCACGCTCATACTTACCTCGGTCAAAAAGTCAAGGTAAAGCGAGTCGTTCCTCACCCAAATTATAACCTGGGAGTCGCTCACGACAACGACGTCGCTCTTTTCCAG ctTGACAGTCGCGTTCAGTTTCACGACCATCTAAGGCCTGTTTGCTTGCCAACTGCGGACATGGAGCTGACGCCCGGAACACTTTGCACAGTAATCGGTTGGGGAAAGAAGGAAGACACGGATG TTTCGGAATACGAGCCGGCCGTCAACGAAGTAAACGTCCCAGTATTAAACAGAGAGCTCTGCAACCTTTGGCTCGAACACAAAGAGCTTAACGTAACCGACGGCATGATTTGCGCCGGTTATCCAGAAGGAGGGAAAGACGCCTGTCAG GGTGATTCAGGGGGGCCACTTTTGTGTCGAGACAAAAAGGACCCGGAGAGATGGTTCGTTGGCGGAATAGTGAGTTGGGGTATAAAATGTGCTCATCCAAAGCTACCGGGTGTTTACGCATACGTGCCAAG GTATACTTATACACGCGTTCTACGTCTGCGCGAAGACATGATTACGCTGAACGAAAACGGTAGTAGAAATAGAGAAGAAAACATGATAAACCGAGGCAGTAAATTATATGCCCGAATTTGGAGAAGggacgaggaaaaaaaataa